In the genome of Paenibacillus sp. GP183, the window CGCACCTCGTTATCTCATTTGTTGTTTGGCCGTCTGACCGATAATTTCAAGACCTTTGCCGATATCATCATCCGGCACTCTCGAGAATCCGAGCCGCATCGTATGCCTTCCTCCACCGTCTGTGTAAAACATATCCCCAGGCGTAAAAATGACCCCTTGGCCGGAACACTCGTTAAGCAGTGCCGTCGTATCGAAACACTCATCGAATTCGACAAACAGATGCAGGCCTCCGTCTCCCGACAGTCTTTTATAAGGGAGGTGCATTTCGCAGCAATGCTTCGTCCACTCGTATTTTCGTTTATAATGAGTACGGGCTTTTTTCAAATATTTCTCCAGATTGCCGTTATAAAGATATTGAAAGAGCACCGATTGATCAAGCGTCGAGGTGTGAATGCTGCGGGCCCGTTTGATGCTTTCCAAGCAATCGATCAGCCGGCTGTCCGCCAGCACCCAGCCAACTCGGATGCCAGGGAAGAGCACTTTGGAGAAGCTGCCGATATAAATAACTCCATTGCCTTGTCCGGCCGTTGCGATTAAAGGGGAAACATGCGAACCCGAATAACGCAGTTCCTCGTTGAAGCCGTCTTCGATGACCGGGATGCGGTGACGGGCCATGAGCTGCATGATCGCCAGTCTTTTCTCAGGGGACGTTACGATGCCAGTAGGATTGTGGTAGGACGGGATAAAATATGCACAATCGTAAGCCCGTTCCGTCAATGCGCGTTCTAGCTCGGTCAGATTGATGCCGTCACGCTCCATCGGAATGCCGGTAATGTCGAAACCGTTCAGTCTCAAGTTTTTGATGGCGGTGTAATGGGTCGGGTTTTCGCAAATGACCGATCCACCGTCTTTCCTGCGAAGGGCGGACATAACGATATCGAATGCTTCCGTGAAGCCGTTCGTTATCAGCATATCTTTCCCGCTCAGATCGACGCCCTTTTGCTCCATATATTTCAGCAAATAATCGATAAGCGGCTTATAACCTTTCGCGTAGCCGTAATTCAGCAGTACGCCCCCCTCCTTTGCTATTCGGTCTAGAAAAGCGCGCTTTACATTGTCCAGATCGAACAAGTTCTCGTCGGGCGAAATGCTGGTAAAGGAAATGACGCTTTTATCTGCGCGAATGCCACGTTTCATCCGGTCTAGCTCTACTGCTTGTCGCGCATATCCGTTTATACGCGATTGCCAATCGATTTCGCAAGATGAGGCGGCTGCGGCTGGGGGGGCGGAAGCTGCAACAATATAGCTGCCTTTCCCCTGAATCGCATAGACGAAGCCGTCCCCCTCCAGCTCGGCGTAGGCGGAAATAACGGTGTTGCGGCTGACGGCGAGAAGCAAGCCGAGCTCGCGGGTGGAGGGAAGCTTCTGATCGGCTTGCAGGGATCCTTTTATAATCAGACGTTTCAAGTAATCTTTCACCTGGATATAGACCGGTCGGTCATCCGTGAGCTTAAAGTCATTAAACATGTTAATCGCCCCCATATTCATGATGGCACAGATGGGGAGGGAAAAGAAAGGACCACGCCCCGGGATTTTTTGCCGGGGTGTGGTTCCGGAAGCGGATTATTTGACTTGAATAATTATTTTTCCGCGCGCCTGCGGCTCATCGTGCGCCTTGACCGTACCAGCCTGCTTGAGCTGCCACTAGTAATATGGACGAAAAAAAGACTATCGAGACTTTCTCGACAGCCTGAGGGGGCTAGACGCCCCCTCTTAGAAACGTCCAATTACGAATGGATTTTCGTGAAGCTAGGATGACCAAACTTGTTTTTCAGACCTCACCGTAATCCCCTCGGTTATGGCCTGCTGTATCAGCATACCCAGGTAATGATCCTGAGAGGCTTCCGCCAGGCTGTAAAAGGAAGGGCCGCCTTGAACATATTCGCTCATATTGCATAAGGATGTCGCAATCGCGACCTCGTCATCCGTTAATCTTCCCGGTATGAACGGATTATGATAAATCCATTCCGCCCCGAGTAGAATGCCGCTGTAATGATAACCAAGAAGATTGCTCTCATGTTCTTGGCCAATTTTACGAAGCTTGGCCAAGATAGGAGTCCGGAAATCCTGCAGCCAAGCAACATCTTCTCCGGAAATCTCGCCATGGGTACCTCGAACCAATACGCGGTTGCTGCGGATCCAGGAGAAGTACTGTTCCCCGGTGAAATCGAGCACGGCCAGCTTATCCCCGAACCTCAGCATGGCAATGTTCTGCACGGTCTCCTGGATTTCCTCCTCCTGAGGAATACCATCCCTGCCCGGCCCCCCGACGATCGAGGAGAGGAATTGTTGGCCGGAGATCTCGGCATTTTCGAAGCCGATGTTCAATAGCTGGCGGATCAAGCTGATTCCATGGTAACCGTGTGCCACGGACACTTGAACGTGCGAGATGGCTCCCAGTCTGCCGGTCCGGGCAAGCTCGATGCGCGCCGCATGCATGGGTTGGTATAGGTACTGTTCCGCCACCTGAACCTTTGCGTCGCCTCCAACGGCTTCGAACAATCGAGTTAGTCCGTCAAGATCCGGCGCCGGAGGCGTCTCCGCTAGAACGGGTACTCCTCTCTCGGCAAGCTCGCGTATATATACCGGACAGACCTCCCAAGGGACGGACACGATTACGAAAGACATTTTCGAGTCTGCCAAGAATGAATCCAGATCAAGGAACGCCTCGACCCCCCATTCGGCACTCAACTTCAATGCCGTTTCTTCCCGCCGAACGAGCATCCGACTCACCTGAAAACGTTCGGGCAGCTCTCTTGCGATCCGAAGGTAGAAATCGGCCCTCCAACCATGACCGATAATACCGAAATTTATTTTCTCCATTCGGGAATTCATCTCCTTTTTCAAACTGTGAGACGAGCTTAATTTAAGGTAATGTCCATAAATTGGGCCGTTACCGTTTCATTTTCGTTATGAGACGTAACCGCAAAACCCAAGAAAATAGAATGACTCAATTCTAATGCCTTCTCCGCAAACAACCTCCAATCACAGCCTTCAGCGCTATACCAAGCTCGAAACTGGTTTCCCTTGCGCTCAAGCCGCAGCCATGTTTGCGGATAACTAACCGGGAATTCCGGGGGCATCGATGTGTAATCAGGAGGATAAATCGCCGCGCTTTCCCCGCCTTTCACCTCGCGATATTGGAATTCGTACCCTCCATTATTTTTATTTCTCGGGCTATTATCGGGGAAGACCATAAAGTACACATGGGGACTGTCGGCATCCAGCGATTCACGCCCCATAATTCCCGCTTTCGTATACAAATCCGCAATGCTTAAAGCTTCGAGGCGTACCGTAAGATCAAAATCCCCAGTGTGCCGCGAAAAAGCAAAATGAAACTCGTCGGACGTACCCCAAATATCGGCACCGCCCGCCGTAATCTGATATCCGTTTGCATGCTGCTCAACAGCTCCCTGCTGTGCCGGTTTTCCAACATCCGTGCCCGTTAAAAGAATGGATTTCAAGCCATTTCCCTCCCTTGATTTACGTCAGTGCTTAACAAGGAGCAGCTGCCGCGGCAGATCTGCTCCTTGTTTTGTTATTTTGGGACAGCCCCTACTTCATTTTATTGCAGCTTGATCTTGTCGTAAAACTCCGTCTGCATCTTTTTCGCAGCCTTATCCAGCAAATCTTTCGAATTGCTGTCCTTTTTGGAGAAGATCGACTGAATGGCCGTCGTCATCTCACCGTAATAATCCTGCGTGCTGTACTGGGCTTCCGCCTTGCCATCCAGCAGCTTGTTGGAATCGCTGTTGTATTTGTATACGTTATCGTACTTATCCAGAACGACCTGCACTTTCTTACCATATTCGGAATCCGGCTTGTAGTAATCCATATGCGGCGGTACGAAGTATTGGCCTTTCGCTTTGAAATCCTGGATGTTCTTCTCTAACGATTGCAGATAAGAATCGGAGAAGTAATCGAAGGTAATGTAGTTGAACGCCGCTTCCTGCTCGGCTTTGGTCGCCTTCGGATTGACGACGAGATAGTCTCCGCCGAGAACACCGGTATGCTTGCCGCCTTTTGTTGCCGCTGGCATCGGGTAAACGAGCACATCTTCCGGCTTCATCCCAGCTTGAAGCGCCTGCTGCAACGGACCTTCGGCTCCGGCGACCACCATCGCCGTGCGGCCTTGTGCGAATGCGCCGGTGGCGTCTCCCCAGCCGAGTGCCCAGTCCTGCGGAATTGCATTCGCTTCCCAGCGGAGTCTATTGTAGAAATTAAGTGCCTTCACGCCAGCATCGGAATTGAATGCTGCTGTCACTTTGCCGCCGCTAACCGATTGGATTTCGCCTCCCGCCTCGAACAGGAAGTTGGTCCAGTTCCAGCCGGCTTCGTTGCCCTTGCCCATCGGGGCAATGCCGGAAATCCCTTTCTTCGGATCAGCAGCCGCCTTGGCTGTATTCAGCATGTCGTCCCACGTCCAGTCATAGGAAGGCACCGGCACGCCTTTGGCGTCAAGCAACTTTTTGTTCACGAGCGTAGTGGTCACATAGCCTTTTTGTGTGACGCCAAATACCTTGCCGTTAATCATAAATTGATTTTGAAAAACCGGATTGATTTGATCCTTGTACTGGTATTTGTTCCACAGATCGGTAATATCGGCCGCCCAGCCCTTTTCTATTAGAAATTTGGCTTCCGTTGCCCACGTATTGAAGAAGGTCGGGGCTTCGTTTGCCGCCATTTTGATGCCGATTTCGCTTGGGTTGTACTGCCAATCGTCCGGTTTGACGGTTACGTTCGGATACTTCGCCTGAAAACGCTTGATCTTATCATCTTCCAGCGCACGAAGCTCCTTCTTGTCCGCCGTCGGGTAATAAATGCGGATCGTTACTTTCTCCGCGGATGCGTTCGCGGGCGCAGAAGAGCTCGGACTTGCGGATGGCGATGAAGACGCCGCGCCGTTGCCCGATCCGCCGCCGCAGGCAGCCAGTATGGAGCTCATCATCGTCAGACAAACCAAAATGGTGGAAAACTTCTTCTTGTGCATGTTATCTCCCCTTAACGTATGTGTTTTTGATTCATTTACATCATAAGTGATGCTAATTCCGGAAGGCGATGTACATTTCTATCCCCTTCATGTGCAGCTTTACGATTCTCACCATTTCTACCCTTTGACCCCTCCCAAGTGCAGCCCTCGGATGATAAACCTCTGGAAAATCAGAAACACAGCAATCGGCGGCAGCATGACCATGCTTAGAATGGCAAACTTCACATTCAGCTTCAGCCCGGTGACCGAGCCGGAGACGACTTTCTTGTAAATTGCCGTAGCCAGCGGATACTTCGGGTCGCCGTGCATGACAAGCGAAGGCCAGAACCAATCGTTCCAGGCGGAGGCAAAAACAAAAATCGCAAGCGTGGACATAATCGGAGCGGACAGCGGCAGCGCGATTTGAAGGAATGATCGCCACTCCGAGGCCCCATCGATTCGGGCCGCTTCAAACAGTTCAAGGTGAAGGCTGTCGAAAAAGCTCTTGAGCAAGAGCAGATAGAACGCGCTAGCCCCCGCCGGCAGCCAGAAAGCCCAGAACGTGTTGAGCAGCCCCAAATCTTTCAGATTTACGAAATTCGGCACGATATAAGTCGATGGCGGAATAAACAACGTCAGCAGAAAAAAGAAATAAACCGCCTTGCGGTAAGGATAGCTCAGCCGCGACATGCTAAATGAAGCAAGTCCGAGCACAAACATTGTTGCCACCATATTCCCTGCGAATATGGCGAGGGTGTTCCCGAGGAAATGGGGCAGATTCAGATACTGCCAGCCTTCCCTGAAATTTTCCCAATGCCAATCCTGCGGGAGCAAATGAGGCGGGAACGAGTTGATCTCAACCAAACCTTTGAAGCTGTTGAAGAAGGTAAAGAGAATGGGATACAACATGGTAAATACCATGAGAATAATTACGCACAGCACCAGGAAAAATCCGATCCAATTCGCTTTTCTCCGGGTATCGTACCTGGAAAGAATGCCCCGTTCGGTTACTGATTTCATCGTCCGTTCTCCTCTCCTTGGCTGCTCAGTCTGAATTGAATGACGGCGAGGCCTCCAAGCACCAGGAACATGAGTACCCCCATGGCTGAAGCAACGCCGTAATCAAGCTTGGTAAATGCGTATTTGACGATTTTCAGGCCGTAGGTCAGCGTGGCGTTCTGCGGTCCTCCGTCCAACATCGCCAATTGCGATTGAAACCCTTGCGAGGTTGCAATCAATTGGAGGATGAGCATGAGCAGCACCAGATTTTTGATCGAGGGCAGCGTGATATAGCGGACTCGCTGCCAAATACCCGCTCCGTCGATTTCGGCCGCTTCGTACCAATCCCTGGGCACGCTGAGCACGGCCGCCAAGTAAATAAGCATGCCCGAACCGAACTGCTGCCACGTTTCTAGGAAGACAAGCGAGATCATCGACCATTTTGTATCGGTCATGAACATAATTTGATCCGCTCCGACCTGCTGAAGCGCCGCATTGATCGGGCCGACCGGATCGTAGAACCATCTCCACAATCCGTACAGCACCACCACCGGAAGCACGTTCGGCAAATAGGCGGCTATGCGTACGAATCCCTGCATTCTTTTCAGTTCGGAAATCGCAATGGCAAACAAAATCGGTACCCAGAAACCAATAGCCACACATAGCGCCATGTAATAGAGCGTGTTCTTAATCGAAGGCCATACGTCCGGATCACGGAATACAGTCTTGTAATTGTCCCAGCCGACAAAGCTGTTTCCTTTGACGAAATCGATATGCTCGAAGCTGAATACGAATCCCTTGATAATCGGAACCCATAAGAATAACACGAACAGGACGGCTGCCGGCAAAACAAATAAATAACCATGGATATACTTCCGCCAGGCTCCTGTCCGGCGGCTTTGCGCGGTTTCCCGAGTCAAACTTGGTGCGATCGGCTGCTCCATCAATTCCTCTCATTCCTTTTCTCTATTGGGATTCCTTCATTATAGATGAGTAACCAGGGAACCAGACATGTGCAGAACTACCGGAAACATGGCTGAATTTACTTAGTTCTTCAATTCTCTCGGACTTATGCCGAAATATCGTTTGAACGATTTGCTGAAATGCTCGGATGATTCGTACCCGACCCGGTCAGCCACCTCGTAGGACCGCAATCCGGAGCTGAGAAGCAGCCGCTTGCTCTCCTCCATTCTCAGCTTGACGACATATTCCCACAGCTTGCAGCCCATGTATTTCTTGAACAGGTAGCTCAAATAATTCGGGCTGACGTGGCACTTGTGCGCCACTTTGTTCGCTGTGATGCCCTTCTCCGCATAATGGCCGTCGACGTATTCCTTAGCTTTCTTAACGATCAAATTGCTTTGTGCGACCCACTCTTCCTCCGACGAGTCGTCCCCGTGCAAGCTCCATTTGACGTCGCCGTAATAAAAAATAAAATGGTCCGCATGGTTCCGATTCCACTGCAGCGCTTTCTGCGCCTGCTCGCCCAGCTCAGGGAAGAATTCGGCACCTCGAAGAATTTGGCTGAGGCCGGCAACGTTTTGCACCCGCAAATATTTTTCGATGTTGAAGTTGAGACCGCGGCCGATCATTTCGAGTTGGTCGATTTTGTTTACGGCCGGATCGGCGTACTGTTGTTCGCTCCATTGCAGCAAAATGCAAATTTGGGAATCACCTGAACTGAAAGCAAAATGGTTCCAGTTCTGGTCCAGCAGCTCACTCACAATGTTTAACGCAGCATACTGGAACAAGGCCTTATCCTTCAGCGATACTTCCGGCAGAAGAAGCTGAATCCGGATAATAGCAAAGTAAGGTCCGTGAAGCATGATGCCGTATTTCGCCGTCAAGGCGGATACGTCTTTTGCCAGCTTTGAGCCGGCAGTCGTAAGCAGCTCGTTCAAAGCTTTATTTTTGCCGGGGTCCAGTTCAGCCATCTGAAAATGTTCCCGCATGCTCGACAACACATCATTCTGCGAAGAAGCGGGTCTGGCGTAACTCAACAGCACGTTCCGGACGGAATCGAGAAACTGGTCGTTTTTCAGCGGCTTAATCATATAATCCTTCGCGCCGAGACGGATCGCCATCTGGGCGTGTTGGAACGTTTCGTGCGCGGAGATGACGATCGTCTCCATCCAAGGTTTGACGATTTTCGCTTGGTTCATCAGTTCGATGCCGCTCATCTCTCCCATTTGAATATCCGTAATTAGAAGGTCGATCTCTTCGGCCCGAATATAATCGAGTGCCTCGTAGCCGCTATAAGCGATAAAAATGTGCCCGATATCCATTCCAGAGGAGCCGAGCATATTGCTGAGTCCTTTGCAAATCAGAGGCTCGTCGTCGACGACCAAAATGTTGTACATGCTAATCCGCCCTTTCATGCTGACTGAGTACGTTCTTACTGAGCGGCCGGAAGACCGACTGTCACCACAGTGCCTCCGCCTTCCCGCTTCCGGTAGCTAATTCCGAAAGAAGAGCCGAAATGCAGCTTGAGACGTTGATTCACGTTGCGTATTCCGTAACCGTGTGTCCCCACCCCTTGTTCATCGGATAATACCTTCTCCATGACCGCCAGGTCGATCTCTTTGTAGCCGTTGTCTTCGATGTCGATCAAAACCGTGTCGCCTTCCTTGCGTGCGCGAACGAAGATTTCTCCGTCCTCGCCCATATTTTTGATGCCGTGTATATATGCGTTTTCAATCAACGGCTGCAGCGTAATCTTCGGTATGCCTGTGGTGAGCAGCTCCGACGGAACTTCCCACTGAATATGAAACGGCTGCTCGAGCCGTTTCTCCTGAAGGAGGCAATACGCCTGGGCATGTTCCAACTCTTCGGCCAAGGTGATAATTTCCCGCCCCCGGCTAAGTCCGATTTTCATCAGCTTGGACAGCTCCTTGATCATTTCCGCTGATTCCGATCTTCCATCCAGCACGCTTTTCCAATAGATTGATTCCAGGGTGTTGTATAACATATGGGGGTTGATCTGCTCGTAAAGCAGCTGAAGCTGCATTTCTTTCTGCTTAATTTCCAGAGCATAACGATCGTGGACAAACGCGTTAAGACGTCTAGCCATGTCGTATACAGCGGAGACGAGCACCCCGACTTCATCTTTCCGGATTCCTCCCGGCGTCGTGAGAACCACTTGTCCCGGTTCATATTTTCGGACAAACTTGGCAAGCCTCTGCATGGGGTTCATGATGCCGCGCCAGAAGTAAGTCATGACGATGACGGCGAACAGCGCGAACACGGTTTCGATCAACTGGATGACCCGCTTCAGCTCATTTTGCTGTTGGAGCAATGTGCTCACCGGGATTTTATAAATCAGTTTCTCGTTGGCACGATGGTTGAAGTTCATGACATAGATGTTGTCGGACGCCACCGTATCCAGCATCCCTTCTTCCGAGTCGCCCGGGGAAACCTCCGGAGGCAGATGAAGCACCGTTTGCTGAGTGGGCTTTGTGGCTGCCAAAATCCGGCCCTCCCAATCGGTCAAATAAACTTCGCCGTCGGGTAAGGAGACTGTCTGCAGTGACTGCCCGATTTTGCGGTCCATGGTAGCAACCAGAACGCCGATCACGTCGTTATTTTTGTAAATGTTGTTGACAGCCCGGACATAACTGAGCGTTCCTTGCCCATGTGCGTCCATCCCGACATTAGGTGTGATGTCCAAATAGCCCGATCCGTCATGCCGTTCGGCTTTGGCGATCCACTCGGGTTTCTTGTCGTCCGAATAGAAATATACGCCGGACACCTTATTCACCAAATAGTTGGGAGCAACTTGGTAGACACCTGCAGGATCATGCACAAACAAAGTATAATAAATCGCTTCTCCGCCGTTGACCCCGGACGAATAACTGGCGAGCAGCTGCTCCATCGCGTAATAATTGCTCAGCCTCGTCTGAAGCGTCTTGAGCGGATAAGCATTCATCGCCTGTGTCACTGGATCTTGAATGATTGCTCTTGTGATCCGGTTAACCGTATCAATGTCACGGCTGATAAGGAGCGTGTTCTGCTTGTTCAATTCGACATAGGCGTGCGTGACATTGCCCTTCAGAATTTGCTCGGTTTTAGCGTTTACAAACCAATGTAGCACAAAGACGGGGCTGACAAGGATTACAAAAAGCAGGATCAACTGCTGTTTTATGCTCATTTTCGCTAAGGGATTCTTCATGCCGGTTCCCACTGCATCCTCTCCTACGTGTCATGGCCGCCGCGCTTCCATTATCTCATATTGGGGAGAATGGAGAGTGCTGTAGGAACAAGCACGTAAATTAACACATTGAATCGTAGAATTGTACAAGATTCCTGCAAGCGTCGGTAAAAAACCGGCCGCAGCAATCGCAAGCGCACCGTCCATGTTCCCAGAGAGTGCGGCCAGATGCGCTGCCTCCAATCTGATCGATTGACGGTACTCTTTGATGCTTACGGTGGAACCCAATCATTTTAGATAGATCTGAGGCTTTATATTTCATCATCGTTATTTTTGGCATATTGGAGCAACATTGGAGGAATAAACATTATCTTCATCACTCATAATAATCGTACACCTTAGATCTTTAGCTGGCTATTGGGATTTGAAGGGAAGGATCTCCTCCCACTCCCTTAAACATTCCGTAAAGGATGTGTAGAGAAATGGATGAGAAAAACGAAACTTACGAATCTAACTATAGGCCAGACATAAAGACAAATCGGATGAAGAGGTATCTGATTAATTTCACTACATAACAAAAAGCCCGAGAGTGAAGTCCCGGGCTTTTGCATTTTTTACTTCAATCCAAACTGCGCTTTTGTGATCAACTTCTCGTCTTGGAACATCATATTTGAATTAGCTACAAGATCGCCTTCACCTTTGTATTGGTACATTCCTGCGAATGAGTCAATTTACGTGATCGTTTATTCAGTCTAAGGCAGCTTGAGTGCAAGTAGGGGCCGCTTTTTCAGGAGAAAGGGCCACTGAGTCTATCACCGGCAGCTTGCTTGGCTTTGTTATTGAGCATCGTTTCCCGTTCTTAATCATGTGCGAGTATCGAAGGGGTAATTTCTTCAATGACAGCAATAGCTTTAGATTTCGATAAGTTTATGTACTCGATTATGTCATCAAAATTATATACTTCAAGTTCGCAATATTTATTTTGTTCTATAATTTCAAAATCTTCGTACATCACTTCAATAAATTTTTGTAAGTCGTCTTGAGTTATATCGTCTATTTCTCTCGGGAGAGCATCAATTTCCAACCAATTTTTTAGGTATCCCATATTGTAATGACAAAGCAGTTTTGTATTCATTTTTCTAAAATCTGAATACCATCTTTGTAAAAAGGTCGGGTCTAAATCTTGCTTCTGCTTCAGTTCATATGGGTAATAGATATACTCCATCCACGCGTTGTCGGAAATTAAATGAGTCAAATATCCTAATGAGTAGTCATCATTTATATCTGATAAGTATGTATCAATGTATCTTTGATAGTTTACCTGCCTAGTTCTCTTATCTACATCTCCTTCGAAATAATGAGTAAAAACTTTCCTTTCAAACGAGAAAGCAGCATCTGGCGCAATTGAACCAATTAAAAAATCTCTCTTGTTTTTTATAACATCTAGACTTGAAGCGACTATCTCACCAATTATTAAATGCATCAACCGCGAACCCATAAAACCCCTCCTTGCACCATATTTTACCACATAATTTCCAAGCCGATTATACTGCCCATAATAACAGAACAGGCTGCCGCGGCTGCCTAAAAGTTATTCTACTATATTTTTTCCCCCAAGTTATTTTAGATCCATCATTATTTCAGATTATTAGCGACTAAAAGTAAGTCTTCCTTGGTAACATGCTTAGATGGTGTAGTGACATGATATATAATCGTTTGCCCATTTACTTGCTCCAGCCAATTGATGTCCTGCATATATCCTGTATCATTAAAAATAAATTTGTTGTTTACCGTATAATAGCCATCAAAACCAGCTACACGAACTTTGTCCGCAGTCGATGAATCACCCATCATAAATGTGATATTCATATTCGTAACCCCCAGCGGTTTAACGGTATAGTTTACCTCAATTTGATCATTATAACTGTTTGTATAAATTAATCGAGGCTTATTTAAATCTTTAACTTGGCGTGAATAATCTTCTGAATCAGCCTTCTGCCAAGCCATTTTCCCATTGGCAGCCAACGCTTTATCCTTTAATATCTTATAATACTTTCTGTCATCATAACTATCTGTAATTCCATTCGTTTGTTCTATTTCCCCACTGGTAAACGTAAACCCAGCCGGTAATGCAGTTGGCATTTTAAATTCCGCAAAGTTTTTTTTCGTTAACTCCTTCCATTGGTTAATATCCGAATACGGTTGCGGATTACTCACTTTGATCAATCCCATTCCCGGTCCATCTAAAATTCCTGGAATTTTGATCCTATCTACTTCAGATATAAATACGAATGCTGACTCACCTGGAGATAATTGTTTTTTAACTTCATTACGTGATCCGATGATCTCATCCAATTGTTTTTGCGAAAAATTAAACTGTGAATCTTTAGAAGCTTTAATGTTGATGTTATTTAAATTCAAGTGGTAGAGTAATGTCGAAGCATAAGCAAACCCAGAGAAAATTAAGAAGCAGGCCGCAATGATGACAACTCGTGCAAATTTATTCTGATTAGAAAACCATTTTGGCGAATTCCCTTTGGCTTGTGAAAACTTGTCAAACAATTGTTCAATGCGGGAATCGAGCTGATGCGATTGATTTAATTGTACAGCCGATTGCTTAAACGCGAGTTTTAGTCGGTTTTCTATGGACATATTGTAATGCCTCCTCATTATCTTTCATTTCAAAGCCTGCATTTTTTCGCAGCTTTTCTAAGGCGATATGATGTCTGGATTTTACTGTGCCTAATGGAATATCTAGCGCTTCAGAAATTTCTTCAAACGAACAATCCTGAAAATAACGTAAAACAATCACTACACTGTGTTTGTAAGAAAGCTTGCGAACGAGTGAAATAAGCTCTGCACTTTGCTCATTCTGTAAATGGATTTGTTCTGTATCCGAATTACGTTCATCAAGATGCAAAAACTTATTGCGATCGTTCAACCTAAATCTGCGCCAAAGCTTTCGATTCCAATTCTGTGTTTGGTGTATGATTAGGCCATTTAACCAAGATCTAAATGGCTTCTGAAAATTGAAGCTCGAGATTGACTTGAAGAGCTCCATGTACACCTCACTCACCACATCGCTGACATCCTGTTTGTTGCTTATGAGAAACGAAACCGTGCGAAAAACATGATCTATGCTCTGATCATAAACGACCTGAAATGCTGCTTTATTCCCATTACCCATCTCATGAATCCATTCGAACAACTCTTCATCTGACATTGGCGGCCGGCCCCCCATTTGATATTTACACTCTATGTTGGTCCTCAAAGTTAAAAAAGTTCATTTATTAATAAATATTGGTAATTTATTATTTAACATCTATGACAATGCTGCCAAAAAGCTGATCATTCATATAAGCCAATAATTTCCAACGGCCAGAAGTAGGTAGCGACATCGATGTAGGGATAGAGCGGTCAGCCCCGTTGTTCTTGCCT includes:
- a CDS encoding zinc dependent phospholipase C family protein, with the translated sequence MGSRLMHLIIGEIVASSLDVIKNKRDFLIGSIAPDAAFSFERKVFTHYFEGDVDKRTRQVNYQRYIDTYLSDINDDYSLGYLTHLISDNAWMEYIYYPYELKQKQDLDPTFLQRWYSDFRKMNTKLLCHYNMGYLKNWLEIDALPREIDDITQDDLQKFIEVMYEDFEIIEQNKYCELEVYNFDDIIEYINLSKSKAIAVIEEITPSILAHD
- a CDS encoding response regulator — protein: MYNILVVDDEPLICKGLSNMLGSSGMDIGHIFIAYSGYEALDYIRAEEIDLLITDIQMGEMSGIELMNQAKIVKPWMETIVISAHETFQHAQMAIRLGAKDYMIKPLKNDQFLDSVRNVLLSYARPASSQNDVLSSMREHFQMAELDPGKNKALNELLTTAGSKLAKDVSALTAKYGIMLHGPYFAIIRIQLLLPEVSLKDKALFQYAALNIVSELLDQNWNHFAFSSGDSQICILLQWSEQQYADPAVNKIDQLEMIGRGLNFNIEKYLRVQNVAGLSQILRGAEFFPELGEQAQKALQWNRNHADHFIFYYGDVKWSLHGDDSSEEEWVAQSNLIVKKAKEYVDGHYAEKGITANKVAHKCHVSPNYLSYLFKKYMGCKLWEYVVKLRMEESKRLLLSSGLRSYEVADRVGYESSEHFSKSFKRYFGISPRELKN
- a CDS encoding sigma-70 family RNA polymerase sigma factor, whose protein sequence is MSDEELFEWIHEMGNGNKAAFQVVYDQSIDHVFRTVSFLISNKQDVSDVVSEVYMELFKSISSFNFQKPFRSWLNGLIIHQTQNWNRKLWRRFRLNDRNKFLHLDERNSDTEQIHLQNEQSAELISLVRKLSYKHSVVIVLRYFQDCSFEEISEALDIPLGTVKSRHHIALEKLRKNAGFEMKDNEEALQYVHRKPTKTRV
- a CDS encoding sensor histidine kinase; this encodes MGTGMKNPLAKMSIKQQLILLFVILVSPVFVLHWFVNAKTEQILKGNVTHAYVELNKQNTLLISRDIDTVNRITRAIIQDPVTQAMNAYPLKTLQTRLSNYYAMEQLLASYSSGVNGGEAIYYTLFVHDPAGVYQVAPNYLVNKVSGVYFYSDDKKPEWIAKAERHDGSGYLDITPNVGMDAHGQGTLSYVRAVNNIYKNNDVIGVLVATMDRKIGQSLQTVSLPDGEVYLTDWEGRILAATKPTQQTVLHLPPEVSPGDSEEGMLDTVASDNIYVMNFNHRANEKLIYKIPVSTLLQQQNELKRVIQLIETVFALFAVIVMTYFWRGIMNPMQRLAKFVRKYEPGQVVLTTPGGIRKDEVGVLVSAVYDMARRLNAFVHDRYALEIKQKEMQLQLLYEQINPHMLYNTLESIYWKSVLDGRSESAEMIKELSKLMKIGLSRGREIITLAEELEHAQAYCLLQEKRLEQPFHIQWEVPSELLTTGIPKITLQPLIENAYIHGIKNMGEDGEIFVRARKEGDTVLIDIEDNGYKEIDLAVMEKVLSDEQGVGTHGYGIRNVNQRLKLHFGSSFGISYRKREGGGTVVTVGLPAAQ